Proteins encoded by one window of Branchiostoma floridae strain S238N-H82 chromosome 6, Bfl_VNyyK, whole genome shotgun sequence:
- the LOC118417090 gene encoding zinc finger and BTB domain-containing protein 20-like produces the protein MAANVDHTQEYPNHTHSILSLLNQQRRAGHPLCDVTLDVGGKIFSAHKAVLAANSPYFRSHFASDARTDVVYLNGLTERGVEVILEYMYLGRLNLSIENGLEVNTAASFLHIMEVVADCTHYLAAALQGKGKRAVEATSQARQASLEQTVTKISQIQQQNVSKADSMILASMLGSTRNAPPSFRGPISREETMQSMTFPMLSQPSSATGQACSSSSQQLSPVLHATPVMCQRNPHTTEDSRLGHLSPPYADNPKQRCSTTASTTDERRVSESQEGFSSLVCKTEEEEVISLSSNEDFPSDMDYHRDSMSELAQQEEGGFPSGRAYVRPGETGDEERPWLCMECGARFKTKRVLQHHFIFRHSEERPFMCTCCQARFKRKCELKRHMYTHTGEKPVPCRLCPASFICRSQLLQHLKSRHSYAVTDQDVSSPNKNEEDSCGTS, from the coding sequence ATGGCTGCAAACGTGGACCACACCCAAGAGTACCCCAACCACACCCACTCCATCCTCAGCCTCttaaaccaacagaggagagcAGGGCATCCTCTCTGTGATGTCACTCTGGATGTCGGCGGGAAAATCTTCTCCGCCCACAAGGCCGTGCTCGCCGCGAACTCCCCGTACTTCCGTTCCCACTTTGCGTCCGATGCCCGGACGGACGTGGTGTACCTGAACGGACTGACGGAGAGGGGAGTGGAGGTCATTCTggagtacatgtacctggggAGGCTCAACCTCAGCATCGAGAACGGACTGGAGGTCAACACCGCGGCGAGCTTCCTCCACATCATGGAGGTGGTGGCGGACTGTACCCACTATCTGGCAGCAGCGCTGCAAGGGAAGGGGAAGAGAGCTGTAGAAGCGACGTCGCAGGCGAGGCAAGCGAGTCTCGAACAGACCGTGACAAAAATTTCGCAGATTCAGCAGCAAAATGTGAGCAAAGCAGACTCGATGATTCTGGCATCAATGCTGGGTAGCACCAGGAATGCACCACCCTCATTTAGGGGTCCAATCTCTAGGGAGGAGACAATGCAGTCCATGACATTTCCAATGTTGTCACAGCCAAGTTCTGCTACAGGGCAGGCGTGTAGCAGCTCCTCCCAGCAGCTGTCGCCTGTACTGCATGCCACACCAGTTATGTGTCAGCGGAATCCACACACCACGGAAGACAGCAGACTGGGACATTTATCGCCTCCCTATGCAGACAATCCAAAGCAACGCTGTAGTACTACAGCTTCAACTACGGATGAAAGACGAGTCTCTGAGAGCCAGGAAGGCTTCAGTTCTCTCGTGTGCAAAACTGAAGAGGAAGAGGTGATCTCCCTCTCCAGTAACGAAGACTTTCCCTCCGACATGGACTACCACAGGGACTCCATGAGCGAGCTGGCTCAGCAGGAGGAGGGCGGGTTCCCCAGCGGGAGGGCGTACGTCCGGCCGGGAGAGACGGGAGACGAGGAACGGCCGTGGCTGTGCATGGAGTGCGGCGCCCGCTTCAAGACTAAAAGAGTCTTGCAACATCACTTCATCTTCCGGCACAGCGAAGAGCGGCCGTTCATGTGCACGTGCTGCCAGGCAAGGTTCAAGAGGAAGTGCGAACTGAAGCGGCACATGTACACGCACACGGGAGAGAAGCCCGTTCCCTGCAGGCTGTGTCCGGCGAGCTTCATCTGTAGAAGTCAGCTGTTGCAGCATCTGAAGTCTCGCCACAGTTATGCTGTTACTGACCAAGATGTGAGCAGtccaaacaaaaatgaagaggACTCCTGTGGAACATCTTAG